The DNA window TAGGTTTTAAGTTTAAATCCATGTGTTTTGAAGCTAGATctaaaatatatctttactaGATATATACTACAATCAGCcactagtataaaatacatataaaaccatatttttagtagttgattttagtgtatacaTAGTATTGCTGTTTAAAATACTTTTGGTTGATCGAGCATTCTAACTAattgatattatataattattatttgaagattatataataaattgtaagaattttatatataaatgtttTACATCACAAATCACATTTTTGCATTGAAATTATTCATTTTCATTGATTTATCGTAAATTATtcattgaaattaatttctaattCTAAAATTTAGCTAAACTATATGTAATAGTGTAATACTTAAACTCATGTATGATCTAAATGCCGAGTTAACTTGGCTTGTCGTaatcatttttcaaattattattgaattggaATTGATGTCTAAAAAATggcctaataaaaaaaatccttaCTTATGAGAATGCACCCATTAAACTACTAAACTTGTGTTCTTGctatgattttaattaatttcttgaTTATGTGGTGGAATGGAGCAGGAAGATTGCCAAGAATGGACAGAAATGAGGAGGGTTTATGGGGCAGTGTTTGATTATGCCAATCCACCAAGTGGTGAAATCAATTTGAGGTTCCAAGTGAGTGGCAGTGCAGGTATCTATTGGGTGCAATCCCAGAATGCTATTCCTAGTGATTGGACTGCTGGAGCTGCTTATGATTCACAGGTTCAGcttacttaaaaaataaataaataaataaataaaataaacaaaagaggAAAAACTTTTGGTATCTTATTGTTGAGATGCCAGGATCAAGATAACAAATCGATAGGCACTACTAGTATTCAATTGTTTACTCTTACGGATGTTGATGTTAATGTTAGTAgtgtgtcctctttgtgtttagGGACTAGAATAAATGAGGATTCATGTACTTTTCTTATGAAAAATTCATGgaatatgaataatataaaagcATTAGCCTTTCTCCTTTATTGCTGTTTTGCtgtaacaaataaataattgcCTTGATGTTGTTTTAAGTTAATTTGATATTGACAGGTAGGAAAGCTGGTAAAATATTGGAGTTCATAAAGGGTAAATTTGTTCAACAGAAATGCTATTTGTGCAATCTTTGAAATAGTGACCAAGTCTTACAAACTACAAATAGATTGTAATTtctgaaaaatgaaaatttgtAAATTGTGGATTCATGACATCTGATGACAACAAATggtaaaatcacaaaaattgctgcaTCAGCCATATTGTCTAAGCTATTTGTTCAATCAGATATgtacataaaagaaaaaaagatcacTATCAAAATCAACTTTCAACTGTAATAAAATTTCAATAAGAAAGCTACGGTCACTTCTCTAGTCTATACTTCATTGATTATCCTAACTAGgccttaaaatcaatacatcCTACCAGTGCATTCCATGGAACCACAATAGCAATTCTTCCTCTTGATGTTCCCATGAGAGTCAAAAACCTCATCTATCTTGTAATTGTAATCATAAGTCAACTCTTGCAATGGTGGAATATTTTCAGTCGCAAACAGCATTATGTGGGGAATCCTCTtatcatcatgatcataaagCACACTCTGTGCATACAGATTAGGTGAGCAACTATGGTTGATGAATCTTCCAACATTACCATAGTGTGCAGCATCAATGGTGAATCCACCATCCTCCACAACTTCACAAGAAGAATTTGAGTGTGCATCAGGCATAACCACTGAGAGTTCATCCCAAAGGGCATGGCTCTTTTGGTTATTATTGCCGATATCGAAAAGATACTCATCATTGTCAACTCTTTCTTCAGCTTCATCCTCTCCAAGAAGCTCCCCCAGATACTCACAGATAAAACTCCCTGAAGGGATTGAATTCAATGATCTCACACCCCAACCTCTTGAATCGGTTTTGAAGACTTCGAGTTGGAACTTCACACCATGTTGGCTAACTCTATTGTGGCATGTTGAAGGGCACTTGCAAGAAAGTCCACACTCATAGATTAGAGGCTTTGCTTCTACAATGGCCCCATCATGGTTGAATGGGATATCACCACCATTTTTCGCAGCACAAGGACATTTCTCTGATTCTGAACATGTTCCAACACAATTACAGCCTTTCCGAGGAATAGGATTGCACCAATTTGGATATATCATTCTTGTAACATACACAAATGATGGAACATTTTGGTCATCTATGGTGTTGAGAGCATGAATTGGAATTAGCTCTTTCCCATTTGAAATGTCATGAACAAATAGACCTTCTCTATCTCTCaaattttcagatttctttactTCTTTCCAAGAAGGCTCCGGTTGATCTGGGATCCTTTGCAGCCGATATCTAAGAATCGGCGAACCGTGCAGCCCCTCATCCTGCCAGCAATTCTCAACCACATATTGTCCATCATAGACATATTTCTTATCCTTTCCGTGCATTGATTCAGTGGCCCTTATCACCCTAACAGGATTCTTTTCCTCAATGCTGTTCCTTAAAGCACGGTTGCACTGCTCAAGCTTCTGATCTTCGACTTCTTTATCAGTATTATTTCCAACCAAACTTGTGTATATCAAGACATTTGAATCATCTAACTCGTCCTCATAGCCTCCCAATGTGATAACACTCATGGCGAGGGTCTTCCCATTATGCTTAACATAATCTATGTCGCTTTGAATCCGCTGATGTAGGCCAACCATGGCAAGCTCTACCCTATACTGAAATTCGTCGCCAACTTCGACCCCAGGGACAGATCCCAATATCCTGTTGGTGTTAAGATATTTCCCTTTGCCCATAAGGATCTCAGCTGCTCGTAAATCAACACTCCTAAAGCTACTTGCCTTACCTTCTAGCTTCGCTTCTTCTTCGTGTACAAGCTTTCTATAAACCGCCTGAAAAAGGCGCAATGTTTCCCTTACCTTATTTCTAGTCACACTTGAATCATTGTCCAGATGACCattgaaatcaatcaaatcatgTTGATCAAAGGCCGGATTCTTTACCTTGGAACCATGTGATTTGTTGACAACTTGAAATTCATCAATGTTTTCAGAATTATCATTCCCCGTTTTCTTCTTTAAAGGCTTCTTTGACCGATTCAACGAGAATCTAGTCCTGGTATTCGCATTAGACATGTCAACATGCAACCGAAAACCGactttctttcccttttttcttgcAGCATTCCTCCATGGACATTCAGATTCAGACATCAGTGCTAGCACCACCCTGCGAGATGAAACCTTCAAATTATAAGAATTCATTTCAACCTTATCCCGGTTGCCATCCTTAGGAACCGTAACACATGTTCGAATTACATCAAgctccttctctttttctacACCATTCCCACCAGAATCACCTTGAACTAGATCCAGTACCTTTCCACCATCACAATGAACATTCTTTTCCACCTGTTCTTCTGCATCAATTGCTGTTTCACCCTTACCTTCACTAAGATGTGAAGAAGCATCTGGTCCACACAAAGGAGGAAAGTCTCTAAAAGCCGGAACCCGTTTATACTGGTTCCCAGGGACAACCTTTACAGCATCACCGTGTGCGGTTCTTGAAGGGTTTGAGCCACACCCTTTCGGGAAATCACGGACGGCAGGAACTTTGTGCCGCTTATCCACCATCACTAGTTTCTAATCTTGAcaacaaaatcttttttttttttttttatctcaataCAGGAACTTTGGTGTCACTCAATTCGGTACCCAAACTCCACCCTGTTCCTGATTATCAATACAAAAACGATCACGGATTATGAATTACTACAAGATTCTTTCTTCTCCTgggaaaaaaaatagtaaagaaaatttATGAAATATTCCAATAGGTATCAATCAATTGTGCTTCCTAATTTCCCGTA is part of the Arachis duranensis cultivar V14167 chromosome 1, aradu.V14167.gnm2.J7QH, whole genome shotgun sequence genome and encodes:
- the LOC107484449 gene encoding histone-lysine N-methyltransferase, H3 lysine-9 specific SUVH6-like, translated to MVDKRHKVPAVRDFPKGCGSNPSRTAHGDAVKVVPGNQYKRVPAFRDFPPLCGPDASSHLSEGKGETAIDAEEQVEKNVHCDGGKVLDLVQGDSGGNGVEKEKELDVIRTCVTVPKDGNRDKVEMNSYNLKVSSRRVVLALMSESECPWRNAARKKGKKVGFRLHVDMSNANTRTRFSLNRSKKPLKKKTGNDNSENIDEFQVVNKSHGSKVKNPAFDQHDLIDFNGHLDNDSSVTRNKVRETLRLFQAVYRKLVHEEEAKLEGKASSFRSVDLRAAEILMGKGKYLNTNRILGSVPGVEVGDEFQYRVELAMVGLHQRIQSDIDYVKHNGKTLAMSVITLGGYEDELDDSNVLIYTSLVGNNTDKEVEDQKLEQCNRALRNSIEEKNPVRVIRATESMHGKDKKYVYDGQYVVENCWQDEGLHGSPILRYRLQRIPDQPEPSWKEVKKSENLRDREGLFVHDISNGKELIPIHALNTIDDQNVPSFVYVTRMIYPNWCNPIPRKGCNCVGTCSESEKCPCAAKNGGDIPFNHDGAIVEAKPLIYECGLSCKCPSTCHNRVSQHGVKFQLEVFKTDSRGWGVRSLNSIPSGSFICEYLGELLGEDEAEERVDNDEYLFDIGNNNQKSHALWDELSVVMPDAHSNSSCEVVEDGGFTIDAAHYGNVGRFINHSCSPNLYAQSVLYDHDDKRIPHIMLFATENIPPLQELTYDYNYKIDEVFDSHGNIKRKNCYCGSMECTGRMY